The following are from one region of the Haloactinomyces albus genome:
- a CDS encoding NAD+ synthase, translating to MPQLRIALAQVNACAGDISGNSSMVLDWTRRAVREGAHVVAFPEMVLSGYPVEDLALRKSFAAANRSEVDALALRLHEAGCGDAVVVVGHLDRDDEGVRNAASLLHGGEVVTTYYKHHLPNYGVFDEARYFAPGYDLPIVRLHGVDIGVVICEDIWQNGGPVTALGRVGVDAVVCINGSPYELAKDDQRTPLVTRRAAEAGAPMAYVNLVGAQDELVFDGDSLIATPEGGILARAPQFVEHLMVHDLDLTGGGHTSTDTSPEPVEEGTPLHFRPGALPAFDVERITLQPEPLPIYEPMPLPSTPEPLSDVAEVWSALVTGVRDYAHKNGFRSVTFGFSGGIDSAVCAALTADALGPDALYGVSMPSKYSTEHSRSDAAELARRLGCHFEEHPVGDMVEMFVDRLGLTGLAEENVQARCRGVTVMALSNQHGHLVLTPGNKTELAVGYSTIYGDSVGGFAPIKDVPKTLVWRLARWRNAEAEKRGETPPIPENSISKAPSAELRPGQVDTDSLPPYETLDEILDGYVEGDHSYADLVAAGFDADLVERVLQMVDRSEYKRRQYPPGTKISLKAFGRDRRLPVTNRWREVRP from the coding sequence ATGCCTCAGCTGCGCATCGCTCTCGCACAGGTCAATGCCTGCGCCGGTGACATCAGCGGTAACAGTTCGATGGTTCTGGACTGGACTCGCAGGGCCGTGCGGGAAGGTGCCCATGTGGTCGCGTTCCCCGAGATGGTTCTGTCCGGGTATCCGGTCGAGGACCTCGCGCTGCGGAAGTCGTTCGCGGCAGCCAACCGCTCCGAGGTCGACGCGCTGGCCCTGCGGCTGCACGAGGCGGGATGTGGTGATGCCGTGGTCGTCGTCGGGCATCTGGACCGTGATGACGAGGGAGTGCGCAATGCGGCGTCGCTGCTGCACGGCGGCGAGGTCGTGACCACCTACTACAAGCACCATCTGCCCAACTACGGCGTCTTCGACGAGGCCCGCTACTTCGCACCGGGATACGACCTGCCGATCGTCCGGCTGCACGGAGTGGATATCGGGGTGGTGATCTGCGAGGACATCTGGCAGAACGGCGGCCCCGTGACCGCACTGGGCCGAGTGGGCGTGGATGCCGTCGTGTGCATCAACGGTTCGCCCTACGAACTGGCCAAGGACGATCAGCGCACACCTCTCGTCACCCGGCGGGCGGCCGAGGCCGGTGCTCCGATGGCGTATGTGAACCTGGTCGGCGCGCAGGATGAGCTCGTCTTCGACGGTGACTCGCTGATCGCCACTCCCGAGGGCGGGATTCTCGCACGGGCACCCCAGTTCGTCGAGCACCTGATGGTGCATGACCTGGATCTCACCGGCGGTGGCCACACCTCCACCGACACCTCTCCGGAGCCGGTGGAGGAGGGCACTCCGCTGCACTTCCGGCCGGGCGCTCTGCCCGCCTTCGACGTCGAACGGATCACCCTGCAGCCCGAGCCGCTGCCCATCTACGAGCCGATGCCGTTACCGAGCACGCCCGAGCCCTTGTCGGATGTGGCCGAGGTGTGGTCGGCGCTGGTGACCGGGGTGCGGGATTACGCGCACAAAAACGGGTTCCGCTCGGTGACCTTCGGCTTCTCCGGGGGCATCGACTCGGCGGTGTGTGCGGCATTGACCGCCGATGCCCTGGGCCCCGACGCCTTGTACGGCGTGTCGATGCCGTCGAAGTACTCCACGGAGCACTCCCGGTCCGACGCCGCCGAGCTCGCACGCCGCCTGGGCTGCCACTTCGAGGAGCATCCCGTCGGGGACATGGTCGAGATGTTCGTGGACCGGCTGGGGCTGACCGGGCTGGCCGAGGAGAACGTGCAGGCGCGCTGCCGCGGGGTCACGGTGATGGCGCTGTCCAACCAGCACGGGCACCTCGTGCTCACGCCGGGCAACAAGACCGAGCTCGCGGTCGGCTACTCCACGATCTACGGGGACTCGGTCGGCGGCTTCGCGCCGATCAAGGACGTGCCGAAGACGCTGGTGTGGCGGTTGGCGCGGTGGCGCAACGCCGAGGCGGAGAAGCGCGGGGAGACGCCGCCGATTCCGGAGAACTCGATCAGCAAGGCGCCGTCGGCGGAACTGCGCCCCGGGCAGGTGGACACCGACTCGTTGCCGCCGTACGAAACCCTCGACGAAATCCTCGACGGGTACGTGGAGGGTGACCACAGCTACGCCGATCTGGTCGCGGCCGGATTCGATGCGGATCTCGTCGAGCGGGTGCTGCAGATGGTGGACCGTTCCGAGTACAAACGGCGTCAGTACCCGCCGGGCACCAAGATCAGTCTCAAGGCCTTCGGCCGGGACCGTCGGTTGCCTGTAACCAACCGCTGGCGCGAGGTGCGGCCGTAG
- the glnA gene encoding type I glutamate--ammonia ligase: MTRQQEFVLRTLEERDIRFVRLWFTDVLGILKSVAISPAELEGAFAEGIGFDGSAIEGFSRIYESDMVAKPDPSTFQVLPWETPDGEHYSARMLCDITMPDGSPAWADPRHVLRRTLSKATEAGFTCYVHPEIEFFLLKDLPTDGTEPTPADSGGYFDQASHDAAPHFRRNAIETLEAMGISVEFSHHEGAPGQQEIDLRYADALTMADNVMTFRYVVKEVALTQGVRASFMPKPFSAQPGSGMHTHISLFEGDQNAFYHPEDPFELSETGRAFVAGILRHAREISAVTNQWVNSYKRLVVGGEAPTAVCWGHANRSALVRVPMYSPGKSSSRRVEIRNLDAACNPYLAYAVILAAGLQGVQKGYELSPATEDDVWSLTEGERKAAGYASLPQNLSEALSVMESSELVAETLGEHVFDFFLRNKRDEWDAYRSHVTPYELRTLMPML, translated from the coding sequence ATGACCCGTCAGCAGGAGTTCGTACTCCGCACCCTGGAGGAACGCGACATCCGCTTCGTGCGGCTCTGGTTCACCGATGTCCTCGGCATCCTCAAGTCGGTGGCGATTTCGCCCGCCGAACTGGAGGGCGCCTTCGCCGAGGGCATCGGGTTCGACGGCTCGGCCATCGAGGGATTCTCCCGGATCTACGAATCCGACATGGTCGCCAAGCCCGATCCCAGCACCTTCCAGGTGCTGCCCTGGGAGACTCCGGATGGCGAGCATTATTCGGCCCGGATGTTGTGCGACATCACCATGCCCGACGGATCGCCGGCCTGGGCCGATCCACGCCACGTCCTGCGTCGCACCCTGTCCAAGGCGACCGAGGCGGGATTCACCTGCTACGTGCACCCGGAGATCGAGTTTTTCCTGCTCAAGGATCTGCCCACCGACGGCACCGAGCCGACCCCGGCCGACTCGGGTGGCTACTTCGACCAGGCCAGCCACGATGCCGCCCCGCACTTCCGGCGCAACGCCATCGAAACGCTGGAGGCCATGGGCATCTCGGTGGAGTTCAGTCACCACGAGGGAGCACCCGGTCAGCAGGAGATCGACCTGCGCTATGCCGACGCGTTGACGATGGCCGACAACGTGATGACCTTCCGTTACGTCGTCAAGGAAGTCGCACTGACCCAGGGGGTGCGCGCGTCGTTCATGCCCAAGCCGTTCAGCGCCCAACCCGGCTCGGGGATGCACACCCACATCAGCCTGTTCGAGGGTGATCAGAATGCGTTCTACCATCCCGAGGACCCCTTCGAACTGTCCGAGACCGGCCGTGCCTTCGTCGCCGGAATCCTCCGGCACGCCAGGGAGATCAGCGCGGTCACGAACCAGTGGGTGAACTCGTACAAGCGGTTGGTCGTCGGCGGTGAGGCCCCGACCGCAGTGTGCTGGGGCCACGCCAACCGATCCGCGCTGGTGCGGGTTCCGATGTATTCTCCGGGCAAGTCCTCGTCGCGCCGGGTGGAGATACGCAACCTCGACGCGGCGTGCAATCCCTACCTCGCCTACGCGGTGATCCTGGCAGCGGGCCTGCAGGGAGTGCAGAAGGGTTACGAACTGTCCCCGGCCACCGAGGACGACGTGTGGTCACTCACCGAGGGCGAACGCAAGGCCGCCGGGTATGCGAGCCTGCCGCAAAACCTCAGCGAAGCGCTCAGTGTGATGGAGTCCTCCGAGTTGGTGGCCGAGACTCTCGGTGAGCACGTGTTCGACTTCTTCCTGCGCAACAAGCGCGACGAGTGGGACGCCTACCGCAGCCATGTCACGCCCTACGAGTTGCGCACGTTGATGCCGATGCTGTGA
- a CDS encoding alpha/beta hydrolase, with protein MASCHDQRVTRLPTVLVTFLLLGSVVACSPSPSEEPGTPQLHTESRGPAGAVPPDLKEYYGQSLTWGPCAEYATTGRSRAAFRNRSIECARLTVPMDYSAPQGKTITLGVLRKPAGDPAHRIGSLVVNPGGPGASGMLMAAGLAGAVSNTELGARFDLVGFDPRGIGASEPQVDCLTDAERDAERLDSDADTSPAGIAQTEREHRAYARKCAQRSGTTMLANMGTRDVAKDMDVLRSALGDKKLTYLGFSYGTRIGAEYAEQFPGNVRAMVLDGAMDPDQGKVAELVAQGAGFQQAFEAFAAWCSRQEACALGDDPSRAVTVYQQLTRPLLEQPVAVGEGRKLSYSDATTGTIQALYSKRLWERLNSGLLQLTRGQGRILMALADSYYGRGPNGHYSGLTDAFNAVRCVDDPRLTDRARLRKADRRYEQAAPFLDDGHPPSAARGVCAFWPVPVTADEVPPDPAKLPTTLVISTTGDPATPYAAGKRLANALGARLLTFEGTQHTVFLQGNACVNRAGIRYLVDLKPPQEGTRCTS; from the coding sequence ATGGCCTCGTGCCACGATCAACGAGTGACTCGCCTACCGACCGTGCTCGTGACATTCCTCCTGCTCGGCAGCGTCGTCGCCTGTAGTCCGAGCCCGTCCGAGGAGCCGGGAACACCGCAGCTGCACACCGAGAGCAGAGGACCGGCCGGAGCGGTGCCCCCTGATCTGAAGGAATACTACGGCCAGTCCCTGACATGGGGACCGTGTGCGGAATACGCGACCACCGGGCGGTCCCGCGCGGCCTTCCGGAACCGTTCGATCGAGTGTGCCCGGCTGACGGTTCCGATGGACTACTCCGCACCGCAGGGGAAGACGATCACACTCGGCGTATTGCGTAAACCGGCGGGTGACCCCGCGCACCGCATCGGTTCGTTGGTCGTCAACCCCGGTGGCCCCGGTGCGTCCGGCATGCTCATGGCAGCCGGGCTGGCAGGCGCGGTCTCGAACACGGAACTCGGTGCTCGGTTCGACCTGGTCGGCTTCGACCCCCGAGGAATCGGCGCCAGCGAACCCCAGGTGGACTGTCTGACCGACGCCGAGCGCGACGCCGAACGACTCGACTCCGACGCGGACACCTCACCCGCCGGGATCGCACAGACCGAACGCGAGCACCGCGCCTATGCACGCAAGTGCGCGCAACGCAGCGGAACCACGATGCTGGCCAACATGGGAACTCGCGATGTCGCCAAGGACATGGACGTGCTCCGCTCGGCCCTCGGTGACAAGAAGCTGACCTACCTCGGCTTCTCCTACGGCACTCGGATCGGCGCGGAGTACGCCGAGCAGTTCCCGGGCAATGTCCGCGCGATGGTGCTCGACGGTGCCATGGATCCCGACCAGGGCAAGGTGGCCGAACTCGTCGCCCAGGGGGCCGGTTTTCAGCAGGCCTTCGAGGCGTTCGCGGCTTGGTGTTCCCGGCAGGAGGCCTGCGCACTCGGTGACGACCCCTCGCGTGCGGTGACCGTGTACCAGCAGTTGACCCGGCCCCTGCTGGAGCAGCCGGTCGCGGTGGGCGAGGGACGCAAACTGTCCTATTCGGATGCCACGACCGGTACTATCCAGGCGCTGTACTCGAAGCGCCTGTGGGAACGGCTCAACAGCGGCCTGCTCCAACTGACGCGAGGGCAGGGACGGATCCTGATGGCGCTGGCCGACTCCTACTACGGGCGGGGACCGAACGGGCACTACTCGGGTCTCACGGACGCCTTCAACGCGGTGCGTTGCGTGGACGACCCGCGACTGACCGACCGTGCGCGGTTGCGCAAGGCCGACCGGCGCTATGAGCAGGCGGCGCCGTTCCTGGACGACGGTCATCCACCGAGCGCGGCTCGAGGGGTGTGTGCGTTCTGGCCCGTGCCGGTCACTGCGGACGAAGTGCCACCCGACCCGGCGAAACTGCCGACGACACTGGTCATCTCCACCACGGGTGACCCGGCCACGCCGTATGCGGCCGGGAAGCGGCTCGCCAACGCGCTCGGTGCCCGCTTGTTGACCTTCGAAGGCACGCAGCACACTGTGTTTCTACAGGGCAACGCGTGTGTGAACAGGGCGGGTATCCGGTACCTGGTGGACCTGAAGCCGCCGCAGGAGGGGACTCGTTGCACGAGCTGA
- the panB gene encoding 3-methyl-2-oxobutanoate hydroxymethyltransferase: MTATSGENPRNAAGNAAASETTAPYGSTPPRRRVRIHHLQELKERGEAWPMLTSYDMYSARIFDESGIPVLLVGDSAANNVYGYESSLPITVEELLPLVRAVSRSAEHALVVADLPFGSYQASPEQALETAVRFMKEGAHAVKLEGGRRYAAHVEALVAAGIPVMGHIGFTPQSEHGLGGYRVQARGEQGEELVADALALQEAGAFSVVLEMVSGQAAKRVTSELRIPTIGIGAGPDCDAQVLVWTDMAGMNTGRTARFVKRYADLGGMLSEAASSFAADVRGGNFPAPEHSFD; encoded by the coding sequence ATGACTGCGACATCGGGCGAGAATCCCCGGAACGCCGCGGGCAACGCCGCAGCGAGCGAAACCACAGCACCCTACGGCTCCACGCCGCCACGGCGCCGGGTCCGGATCCATCACCTGCAGGAGCTCAAGGAGCGCGGCGAAGCCTGGCCGATGCTCACCTCCTACGACATGTACAGTGCCCGGATCTTCGACGAGTCCGGGATCCCGGTACTGCTCGTGGGGGATTCGGCGGCCAACAACGTCTACGGCTACGAGTCCTCGCTGCCGATCACCGTCGAGGAGCTGCTGCCACTGGTCCGTGCCGTCTCCCGTTCGGCCGAGCACGCCCTGGTCGTCGCCGACCTGCCGTTCGGCTCCTACCAGGCCTCACCGGAGCAGGCGCTGGAAACGGCGGTGCGCTTCATGAAGGAGGGCGCACACGCGGTGAAGCTGGAAGGTGGTCGCCGCTATGCCGCCCATGTGGAGGCCCTCGTCGCCGCCGGTATCCCCGTGATGGGCCACATCGGGTTCACTCCGCAGAGCGAGCACGGGCTCGGCGGCTACCGCGTCCAGGCACGCGGTGAACAGGGCGAGGAGCTGGTCGCCGACGCGCTCGCGCTGCAGGAAGCGGGGGCGTTCTCGGTGGTACTCGAGATGGTCTCCGGCCAAGCCGCCAAGCGGGTCACCTCCGAACTGCGCATCCCCACGATCGGCATCGGCGCCGGGCCGGACTGCGATGCGCAGGTGCTGGTGTGGACCGACATGGCCGGGATGAACACCGGCCGTACGGCGCGCTTCGTCAAGCGTTACGCCGATCTCGGCGGCATGCTCTCCGAGGCCGCGAGCAGCTTCGCCGCCGACGTGCGTGGGGGGAACTTCCCCGCCCCGGAGCACAGCTTCGACTGA
- a CDS encoding FkbM family methyltransferase, whose product MTDRQVPYESSGEPSAPEPTSQSELSPRPEEMLDEPEWPSETPGESPGTFDGPATPLLGCTVACRDQLPAARVVRDSFLSSHPGARFVILLPERPEDIGAQEHAEVLTPEDIGVDAVEFARLAMACTAEQLRAVLRPRLLARLLWESAACVFSLEPCVRVFGGFDDVAAALTPQRPVALVPKVLRPLFVDGLRPSTTDLAESGTFDPNMLAVSPGSERFLTVWAEQVLAEPSAVATFLEGASALVDHQVLRDPGIGVSAFNAAQRVLEVSADGRYQVDGHLLRTVHFDGFEPQRPWLLSVTYADQPRVLLSEHPLLARLCAGYRNALVEAGYTRQQSHPFEALPNGTTVPTALRSAYRHAWAQAEQTGERVPASPFEPPRDHADAVSSFLEWACAADDEWQRAAGASRWIAAVWADDPLLQRDYPAPFGADAASFHEWCAGVGVASNRIPPAAVHQEADDRRVTMVDQLGVAVLGTGRLAELVRAAVRASGLPSADTPYYPVVLRCDTDLPVPAGRYVIDVLPDGHLDHAGHGRAASPTGRTGSTETWVLSETSRRAGRRAGQVGVGVATLPLPDAGRVEPATREQVRARYGLGGEFVLGAFVDHADEWQGNALGLVNAFLAAFPDRADVRLLISVSEAADHPEEAERLRLATTTDPRIMLLEEEPDGAVPAASDCVVSLHRAEGGVGGDRYALRLLEMAAQAIPTVASDHGAVAELLGEPGTKLVPCQNAGEPDIDAAAALLAEMASSPDETAAFGAAARERLLTEYSPTRAGEGLRDRVEQAYRSWRTKWAEDRNGRQDDPLHPLLIARHALHRPPEVSAGARSSMAPALRKAVLKALGHYDEHIRDIMRSLIDGVEQTAAELLRRQSGTGEELDVEALRAELARLEQRQDQLGAQLVGTDDGMVRVRTDLVDQQRRLRGIEEDLTSESSAGDDRIEALTERLDRLTGAVEKTLDRIDNLEREWSETKHSQERKLETGLQNATHDASHALHRTDVLQRILLREHERSTDTGDDTSTPVVCDAGLLRLPSEDNRMLPWLSSHATWDGEVSALIDALLEPEGVFLDVGAYVGYQTVRVLSRLGNSGAVVAVEPCERESRLLRRNVEINVPEGTGGRLTLLRSVAWDSPGELTVEWPASGGLHVRTDLAGEDAEPDGNARVHGVRLDQELENQLVVTDRRLSVVHIDVGSRVHRILQGMSHLLQRDRPSVVCSFTPDGVAELGDDPAAALREFGTWGYEFVPVGRSEAVSADELLEAIGAAGAASTVKLWLRPVE is encoded by the coding sequence GTGACTGATCGCCAGGTCCCTTACGAATCCTCCGGTGAGCCGAGTGCCCCGGAGCCCACCTCGCAGTCCGAGCTCTCGCCGCGGCCGGAGGAGATGCTCGACGAGCCGGAATGGCCGTCGGAGACTCCCGGGGAATCCCCCGGGACCTTCGATGGCCCCGCGACGCCGTTGCTCGGCTGCACGGTTGCTTGCCGGGATCAACTGCCCGCTGCACGGGTGGTGCGCGACTCGTTCCTGAGCAGCCATCCCGGTGCCCGATTCGTCATCCTGCTGCCGGAACGGCCGGAGGATATCGGTGCTCAGGAACACGCCGAGGTCCTGACACCGGAGGACATCGGCGTGGACGCCGTGGAGTTCGCCCGCCTGGCGATGGCGTGCACCGCCGAGCAACTCCGCGCGGTACTGCGCCCGCGCCTGCTCGCTCGCCTGCTGTGGGAATCCGCTGCCTGTGTGTTCTCCCTGGAACCCTGTGTGCGGGTCTTCGGTGGTTTCGACGACGTGGCGGCGGCACTGACTCCCCAACGGCCGGTGGCATTGGTGCCGAAGGTGCTGCGCCCGCTGTTCGTCGACGGCCTGCGTCCCAGCACAACCGACCTGGCCGAGTCCGGGACCTTCGACCCGAACATGCTCGCCGTGAGCCCCGGCAGCGAGCGGTTCCTCACCGTGTGGGCGGAGCAGGTACTGGCCGAGCCGAGTGCTGTGGCCACGTTTTTGGAAGGCGCCTCCGCGCTGGTGGATCATCAGGTTCTTCGTGATCCCGGTATCGGTGTGTCCGCGTTCAACGCCGCCCAGCGAGTGCTGGAGGTCTCGGCGGACGGTCGGTACCAGGTGGATGGTCACCTGCTGCGCACGGTGCACTTCGATGGTTTCGAGCCACAACGGCCCTGGCTGCTGTCGGTGACCTACGCTGACCAACCGCGCGTACTGCTGTCGGAACATCCGCTGCTGGCACGACTGTGCGCCGGATACCGCAATGCGCTGGTGGAAGCCGGGTATACCCGGCAGCAGTCCCACCCTTTCGAGGCTCTGCCGAACGGAACCACGGTGCCGACCGCGCTGCGCAGTGCATACCGGCACGCCTGGGCACAGGCCGAGCAAACGGGCGAAAGGGTTCCGGCGAGTCCTTTCGAGCCGCCGCGGGACCATGCCGATGCGGTGTCGTCGTTTCTGGAATGGGCGTGTGCCGCCGACGACGAATGGCAGCGGGCCGCGGGCGCGTCACGCTGGATCGCCGCGGTCTGGGCCGATGATCCGCTGCTTCAGCGCGACTACCCGGCCCCCTTCGGCGCCGATGCTGCCTCGTTCCACGAGTGGTGCGCCGGGGTGGGGGTCGCGAGCAATCGGATTCCGCCTGCTGCCGTGCACCAGGAGGCGGACGATCGACGTGTGACGATGGTCGACCAGCTCGGTGTTGCAGTGCTGGGAACGGGTCGGTTGGCCGAACTCGTCCGAGCAGCGGTGCGAGCTTCCGGGCTCCCGTCCGCCGACACGCCGTACTATCCGGTGGTGCTGCGATGCGATACCGATCTCCCGGTTCCTGCGGGGCGTTACGTGATCGACGTTCTGCCCGATGGGCATCTCGATCATGCCGGGCATGGCCGGGCTGCCTCCCCGACGGGCCGCACCGGCAGTACCGAAACATGGGTGCTGTCGGAGACCAGTCGACGTGCCGGACGGCGTGCCGGGCAGGTCGGCGTGGGTGTTGCCACACTCCCGCTGCCGGATGCCGGCCGTGTCGAGCCCGCGACTCGTGAGCAGGTGCGTGCGCGGTACGGCCTGGGCGGCGAGTTCGTCCTCGGGGCCTTCGTCGATCATGCCGACGAGTGGCAGGGCAATGCGCTCGGTCTGGTCAACGCGTTCCTCGCGGCGTTTCCCGACCGTGCGGACGTGCGACTGCTCATCTCGGTCAGCGAGGCAGCCGACCATCCGGAAGAGGCCGAGCGCCTTCGGCTGGCCACCACCACGGACCCGCGCATCATGTTGCTGGAGGAGGAACCGGACGGTGCCGTGCCCGCGGCGTCCGACTGTGTGGTCTCCCTGCACCGTGCCGAAGGTGGTGTGGGCGGTGACCGCTACGCACTGCGCCTGCTCGAGATGGCGGCACAGGCGATCCCCACTGTGGCCAGTGATCACGGGGCCGTTGCGGAACTACTCGGTGAGCCGGGAACCAAACTTGTGCCCTGCCAGAATGCGGGTGAACCGGATATCGATGCCGCTGCTGCTCTGCTCGCGGAGATGGCGAGCTCCCCTGACGAGACCGCCGCTTTCGGGGCCGCCGCCAGGGAGCGCCTGCTGACCGAGTACAGCCCGACACGGGCGGGGGAGGGACTGCGCGACCGGGTGGAGCAGGCGTACCGGAGTTGGCGAACGAAGTGGGCCGAGGACCGTAACGGCAGGCAGGACGATCCATTGCATCCGCTGTTGATCGCCCGGCATGCCCTGCACCGGCCCCCCGAGGTGAGTGCCGGCGCCCGCAGCTCGATGGCTCCGGCTCTGCGCAAGGCTGTGCTGAAAGCGCTCGGCCACTATGACGAGCATATTCGCGACATCATGCGTTCCCTGATCGACGGTGTGGAGCAGACTGCCGCCGAGCTGCTGCGGCGTCAGTCCGGCACCGGCGAGGAGCTCGATGTCGAAGCTCTGCGTGCCGAACTCGCTCGCCTCGAGCAGCGGCAGGACCAGCTCGGTGCACAGCTTGTCGGCACCGACGACGGGATGGTCCGAGTCAGGACCGATCTTGTCGATCAGCAGCGCAGACTCCGTGGGATCGAGGAAGACCTCACCTCGGAAAGCAGTGCGGGCGATGATCGGATCGAGGCACTGACCGAACGTCTGGATCGCCTGACCGGCGCGGTGGAAAAGACGCTGGATCGCATCGACAACCTGGAGCGGGAGTGGTCGGAGACGAAGCACTCCCAGGAGCGGAAACTCGAAACGGGGCTGCAGAACGCGACTCACGACGCGTCCCACGCACTGCACCGCACCGACGTCCTGCAGCGGATTCTGTTGCGGGAACACGAGCGCAGTACGGACACGGGCGACGACACCAGTACGCCGGTGGTGTGCGATGCCGGTTTGCTCCGCCTGCCCTCGGAGGACAACCGGATGCTGCCGTGGCTGTCCTCGCATGCGACCTGGGACGGCGAGGTCTCCGCACTGATCGATGCACTGCTGGAACCCGAGGGAGTGTTTCTCGACGTCGGGGCCTATGTCGGTTACCAAACCGTTCGCGTGTTGAGCCGCCTGGGCAACAGCGGAGCCGTGGTCGCCGTCGAGCCGTGTGAGCGGGAGAGTCGGCTGTTGCGGCGCAATGTGGAGATCAACGTGCCGGAGGGCACCGGTGGGCGATTGACGCTGCTCCGAAGCGTGGCCTGGGACTCGCCGGGCGAGTTGACTGTCGAATGGCCCGCTTCAGGCGGTCTCCACGTGCGTACGGACCTTGCCGGAGAAGATGCCGAACCGGATGGGAACGCGCGGGTACACGGCGTTCGATTGGACCAGGAGTTGGAGAACCAGCTCGTGGTGACCGACCGTCGGCTGTCGGTGGTGCACATCGATGTCGGAAGCCGAGTGCATCGAATTCTGCAGGGGATGAGCCACCTGTTGCAGCGTGACCGTCCCTCCGTTGTGTGCTCGTTCACGCCTGATGGTGTGGCTGAGCTGGGTGACGACCCGGCGGCGGCTCTCCGGGAGTTCGGCACATGGGGCTACGAGTTCGTGCCCGTCGGGAGATCGGAAGCGGTCTCGGCAGACGAGCTCCTGGAAGCCATCGGAGCTGCGGGGGCCGCGAGCACCGTAAAGCTGTGGCTGCGTCCCGTGGAGTAA
- a CDS encoding arylamine N-acetyltransferase family protein — protein MSTRTQHATATDEWNIAAVDVDAYLERIGRPRTEPSAETLRSLHEAHVRTIPFENVDVVLGEHPGLETGVVTDKLIGRRRGGYCYEHALLFAAVLEHLGFSVRRRMARVQPHRAGPRTHMVLIVRTDAGDHLADVGFGAGVLHPMPLEHGAVVDQTGWPHRLTHHEGVWTLSKYGENGWEALHAFDDTPQHPVDYEVAHHYTATHPNSPFTGKLVVMRIGHGVSRRLVGDELTVEHADGRVERTPVPPERLGDTLRDLDVVLDDAELERLRARLG, from the coding sequence ATGAGCACCCGCACACAGCATGCCACCGCCACCGACGAGTGGAACATCGCCGCCGTCGACGTCGACGCCTACCTCGAACGTATCGGTCGTCCTCGCACGGAACCCTCCGCCGAGACGTTGCGGTCCCTGCACGAGGCACACGTGCGCACGATCCCGTTCGAGAACGTCGACGTGGTGCTCGGCGAGCATCCCGGACTGGAAACGGGCGTGGTGACCGACAAGCTCATCGGACGTCGTCGAGGTGGGTACTGCTACGAGCACGCCCTGTTGTTCGCCGCCGTACTCGAGCACCTGGGGTTCTCGGTGCGGCGCCGGATGGCGCGGGTTCAACCGCACCGGGCGGGCCCGCGGACGCACATGGTGCTGATCGTGCGCACCGATGCCGGTGACCATCTCGCCGATGTGGGCTTCGGTGCCGGAGTACTGCATCCGATGCCGCTGGAGCACGGGGCCGTGGTCGACCAGACGGGATGGCCACACCGTCTCACCCATCACGAGGGCGTGTGGACGCTGTCGAAGTACGGGGAAAACGGGTGGGAGGCCCTGCACGCTTTCGACGACACCCCGCAGCATCCGGTGGATTACGAGGTCGCCCACCACTACACCGCGACGCATCCGAACTCGCCGTTCACCGGAAAGCTGGTGGTCATGCGGATCGGCCACGGTGTCAGCCGCCGCCTCGTCGGTGACGAGCTCACCGTGGAGCACGCGGACGGACGGGTCGAGCGCACGCCCGTTCCGCCCGAGCGCCTCGGGGACACGTTACGGGATCTCGATGTCGTTCTCGACGATGCCGAGTTGGAGAGGCTGCGTGCCCGGCTCGGTTGA